The following are encoded together in the Salvelinus fontinalis isolate EN_2023a chromosome 38, ASM2944872v1, whole genome shotgun sequence genome:
- the LOC129837193 gene encoding 26S proteasome regulatory subunit 6B isoform X1 — protein sequence MSLGSLRRTSHDKEFNMEDIGVTVEKIQDEVPAMLNSRPQTGLSFLAPEPEDLEDLYSRYKKLQQELEFLEVQEEYIKDEQKNLKKEFLHAQEEVKRIQSIPLVIGQFLEAVDQNTAIVGSTTGSNYYVRILSTIDRELLKPNASVALHKHSNALVDVLPPEADSSIMMLTSDQKPDVMYADIGGMDIQKQEVREAVELPLTHFELYKQIGIDPPRGVLMYGPPGCGKTMLAKAVAHHTTAAFIRVVGSEFVQKYLGEGPRMVRDVFRLAKENAPAIIFIDEIDAIATKRFDAQTGADREVQRILLELLNQMDGFDQTVNVKVIMATNRADTLDPALLRPGRLDRKIEFPLPDRRQKRLVFSTITSKMNLSEEVDLEDYVARPDKISGADINSICQEAGMLAVRENRYIVLAKDFEKAYKTVIKKDEQEHEFYK from the exons ATGTCGCTTGGGTCCTTACGTAGAACGTCACATGATAAGGAATTCAACATGGAGGACATTGGAGTAACTGTTGAAAAAATTCAG GACGAAGTGCCTGCCATGCTGAACTCACGACCCCAGACGGGGCTTTCTTTCCTGGCCCCAGAACCAGAAGATCTTGAAGACCTTTACAGCAGATACAAG AAGCTGCAGCAGGAGCTGGAGTTTCTGGAGGTGCAGGAGGAGTacatcaaagatgaacagaagAACCTGAAGAAGGAGTTCCTCCATGCCCAGGAGGAGGTGAAGAGGATACAGAGTATCCCCCTGGTCATCGGCCAGTTCTTGGAGGCTGTGGACCAAAACACAGCCATTGTGGGCTCCACCACAG GCTCAAACTACTATGTGCGTATCCTAAGCACCATCGACAGAGAGCTGCTGAAGCCCAATGCGTCGGTTGCCCTGCACAAGCACAGCAATGCCCTGGTGGACGTGCTCCCCCCAGAGGCTGACAGCAGCATCATGATGCTCACATCAG ACCAAAAGCCGGATGTGATGTATGCTGACATCGGAGGGATGGATATCCAGAAGCAGGAAGTGAGGGAAGCAGTGGAGCTGCCACTCACACACTTTGAACTCTACAAACAGATTGGCATTGACCCGCCCAGGGGGGTTCTGATGTATGGGCCTCCTGGCTGTGGGAAGACCATGCTGGCCAAGGCTGTGGCTCACCACACTACAG CGGCGTTCATCCGTGTGGTAGGCTCTGAGTTTGTGCAGAAGTACCTGGGTGAGGGCCCCCGCATGGTGCGTGACGTCTTCCGGCTGGCCAAGGAAAACGCCCCCGCCATCATCTTCATTGATGAGATCGATGCCATCGCTACCAAGCGTTTTGATGCACAGACTGGAG CTGACAGGGAGGTGCAGAGGATTCTGCTGGAGCTTCTCAACCAAATGGACGGCTTTGACCAGACAGTCAACGTCAAG GTGATCATGGCCACCAACAGGGCCGACACACTGGACCCCGCCCTCCTGCGTCCGGGCCGCCTGGACAGAAAGATTGAGTTCCCCCTACCTGACCGCCGACAGAAACGCCTGGTCTTTTCCACCATCACCAGCAAGATGAACCTCTCTGAGGAGGTGGACCTGGAGGACT ATGTGGCCAGACCAGACAAGATCTCCGGAGCAGACATCAACTCTATCTGCCAGGAG GCTGGCATGCTGGCAGTCCGTGAAAATAGGTACATCGTCCTGGCCAAGGACTTTGAGAAGGCCTACAAGACTGTTATCAAGAAGGATGAGCAGGAGCATGAGTTCTACAAGTAG
- the LOC129837193 gene encoding 26S proteasome regulatory subunit 6B isoform X2 — protein sequence MLNSRPQTGLSFLAPEPEDLEDLYSRYKKLQQELEFLEVQEEYIKDEQKNLKKEFLHAQEEVKRIQSIPLVIGQFLEAVDQNTAIVGSTTGSNYYVRILSTIDRELLKPNASVALHKHSNALVDVLPPEADSSIMMLTSDQKPDVMYADIGGMDIQKQEVREAVELPLTHFELYKQIGIDPPRGVLMYGPPGCGKTMLAKAVAHHTTAAFIRVVGSEFVQKYLGEGPRMVRDVFRLAKENAPAIIFIDEIDAIATKRFDAQTGADREVQRILLELLNQMDGFDQTVNVKVIMATNRADTLDPALLRPGRLDRKIEFPLPDRRQKRLVFSTITSKMNLSEEVDLEDYVARPDKISGADINSICQEAGMLAVRENRYIVLAKDFEKAYKTVIKKDEQEHEFYK from the exons ATGCTGAACTCACGACCCCAGACGGGGCTTTCTTTCCTGGCCCCAGAACCAGAAGATCTTGAAGACCTTTACAGCAGATACAAG AAGCTGCAGCAGGAGCTGGAGTTTCTGGAGGTGCAGGAGGAGTacatcaaagatgaacagaagAACCTGAAGAAGGAGTTCCTCCATGCCCAGGAGGAGGTGAAGAGGATACAGAGTATCCCCCTGGTCATCGGCCAGTTCTTGGAGGCTGTGGACCAAAACACAGCCATTGTGGGCTCCACCACAG GCTCAAACTACTATGTGCGTATCCTAAGCACCATCGACAGAGAGCTGCTGAAGCCCAATGCGTCGGTTGCCCTGCACAAGCACAGCAATGCCCTGGTGGACGTGCTCCCCCCAGAGGCTGACAGCAGCATCATGATGCTCACATCAG ACCAAAAGCCGGATGTGATGTATGCTGACATCGGAGGGATGGATATCCAGAAGCAGGAAGTGAGGGAAGCAGTGGAGCTGCCACTCACACACTTTGAACTCTACAAACAGATTGGCATTGACCCGCCCAGGGGGGTTCTGATGTATGGGCCTCCTGGCTGTGGGAAGACCATGCTGGCCAAGGCTGTGGCTCACCACACTACAG CGGCGTTCATCCGTGTGGTAGGCTCTGAGTTTGTGCAGAAGTACCTGGGTGAGGGCCCCCGCATGGTGCGTGACGTCTTCCGGCTGGCCAAGGAAAACGCCCCCGCCATCATCTTCATTGATGAGATCGATGCCATCGCTACCAAGCGTTTTGATGCACAGACTGGAG CTGACAGGGAGGTGCAGAGGATTCTGCTGGAGCTTCTCAACCAAATGGACGGCTTTGACCAGACAGTCAACGTCAAG GTGATCATGGCCACCAACAGGGCCGACACACTGGACCCCGCCCTCCTGCGTCCGGGCCGCCTGGACAGAAAGATTGAGTTCCCCCTACCTGACCGCCGACAGAAACGCCTGGTCTTTTCCACCATCACCAGCAAGATGAACCTCTCTGAGGAGGTGGACCTGGAGGACT ATGTGGCCAGACCAGACAAGATCTCCGGAGCAGACATCAACTCTATCTGCCAGGAG GCTGGCATGCTGGCAGTCCGTGAAAATAGGTACATCGTCCTGGCCAAGGACTTTGAGAAGGCCTACAAGACTGTTATCAAGAAGGATGAGCAGGAGCATGAGTTCTACAAGTAG